Proteins co-encoded in one bacterium genomic window:
- a CDS encoding HIT domain-containing protein, whose protein sequence is MDILWAPWRMEYIENVNEDNGCIFCTKPGEDKDRENLIVFRGKTCFVIMNRFPYNNGHLLIVPYKHTSTIQELDDEEKLELFQVIDKCCQVLKDVMNPQGFNIGMNLGRPAGAGIADHVHFHVVPRWNGDTNFMPVTGGTKIISEGLEKTWEKLYKAMNDK, encoded by the coding sequence ATGGATATTTTATGGGCTCCGTGGCGTATGGAGTATATTGAAAATGTTAATGAGGATAACGGATGTATATTCTGTACAAAGCCAGGAGAAGATAAAGACAGAGAAAATTTGATAGTTTTCAGGGGAAAAACCTGTTTTGTAATTATGAACAGATTCCCCTATAATAACGGCCATCTCCTGATTGTCCCGTATAAGCACACAAGTACAATTCAGGAACTTGACGATGAGGAAAAACTCGAGCTTTTTCAGGTTATTGACAAATGCTGCCAGGTACTGAAAGATGTAATGAATCCTCAGGGATTTAACATAGGCATGAATCTTGGCAGGCCTGCAGGAGCAGGAATTGCAGATCATGTGCATTTCCATGTAGTACCGAGATGGAATGGGGATACAAATTTTATGCCCGTTACAGGCGGCACAAAGATCATTTCAGAAGGCCTGGAAAAGACGTGGGAAAAATTATACAAAGCAATGAATGATAAATAA